Part of the Henckelia pumila isolate YLH828 chromosome 2, ASM3356847v2, whole genome shotgun sequence genome is shown below.
AGATATGCATGTAATATATGTAAGCCCAACACGCTTGTATCAATTGGGCGGGCCTCGTTTTTTAGAAAATAGTAATGAAGAAAAGACTAAGACATGTCAACTCTGATAATTAATGAAAACCAAAAGCTATCTCCATAAATATCTAgaccaaattaaattaaaatttaccgGCAATAGAAATGGACTCGTCCACTTATTATCAAAGTTCAAAAAACACGAAACGCGActaaattttgatatcaaattTCAAGTTTTTAGTTTTATAAGTTTAAGTGTGCttaatattttaagttttattaaaattttaattatctatTACCAATATATATGCTAAataacatacatatataataaatttaatagtaacacacaatttttcaaatttttgaaagcacaaaaatatcaaaattataatttttagtaATGTCTATAGCTAGaccacataaaaaaatttaaatattacccaaaatacaagaattttgaagaaaaaaattttgaaaaatatatgacCCAatgtatttatttgattttgaagaaaattattttattttgagatttttaaattgatataatttatttttaaaaaataaaaaaataatttatttttaaaaaatcacgtTTAAACACATTTAACGTGGTCAACTTAAAgttaactttttttttctttttactcAAAACTTAGCGTGTTCATCACGTTTCACGTTTAATCccgtttaattttttattttaaaaaaagaaaaatggttATTACTattattgattttaaaaaaaaaagacttaATAAAATATCTGATCAAATAGACTGTTAAAGACAATTTTTACATAATTAGAACGAACAcatcacaattatatattattattatcagaATAATTAAGATGATATTTACTCTTCTAATTTTAAAAAGAGTTTATCAGAAAGTTAATAGTCACATGTTTACAATTAAAAGAGGggaaattgaaattgaaatttaaagAGAGTAAAAGTCTAAAACATCGATATTGTACATTGATCGAGTATTTAACGCGACACATCAAGTGTCCAATGTTAAGGTatgcaattttatttattaaaacgtttttaatttttattaaattaaatagatCAAATAGAAGCGTGGTGTACTGTAGCTAGTTATATATGTAACTTTAGTTGTATAGGCTGCTGGCCATTGCTATTTTTGGGGACCTATAATCAAACCTATACAAATGCAATCTTTTGGGAACAAGCAAACGTATGTGCCGAGAAACGTGCCATATAGGTGTGCAGAATGTGTCCtgcggttttttttttttaattataataaagttCAAACCCTTTTTATTTTGTGTGAAAATATACAAATGCAATCTTTTGGGAAACCACTTAAAGTTGGTATTGTAAACTATGTTATCAGACTTTTTGGCCTCCTTAATTTGGAGTTTATTATGCTTAAAATTTTTCTTAGATTGCGCAGTAGAAATTGGGGAAATTGAAAATTACAACTACTTGTGCTAGACGTAATAAGTTTCCACTTCAGGAATAGGCTGTGTCCTTGATCCTCGCACTTAATTATGAATTAGTTGCATAACAGTATGTTTTTCCTAGAACTTACTAATGAATCAAAGATATGTTATAAATTTAGCACTAGCTTTCATCAAGCAGCATTTTACTTTTACTTAACATGTAAGATAGTATATGCACATGcaaaaaggggaattataaataaaaaaaaaacacacggGCCGACCAATTTTATTCACAATTGACAGAAAAATAGcgaaataaataatcaatttttttttataaaaaaaagcatgaacaaaataaatatatatatatataggacaacccaaagaaataataattaataacataaCAATATCTTCATTATTATGCATCACTAAAGTGTGACCACAAATTTATGGTATACCAAACACCTCCCCAAAACAAACAAACCGAAACACAAAAAAGGTGAAAAAAGAaaatctaaataaaaataaaaattaaagtaCCAATACTGCAATTGACGATCGTTTCAACTCCTGCAACGAGTGATGGCGCTGCATCCGCGGGAGTATGGATTAGCCTGTGCGCCGGGGCGGCAGTTGTAGTAAGAGGCGCCGCGGCGAGAGCAGGGCACATTGTCCCTCTTGCAGCGCACCATAGCTGATGTAGTTGCGTGTGAGTAAGTTCCGTCGGTTGGACTCCAAATCCAACTCGGATTCCTCATCTTCTTCGAAGAGGCACTCGGCTACCGTCCCATTGCAGTCGGATCTCATCGTCGGCACCATCTacactaggggtgcaaacgaatcgaatcgagccgaataatggtaaaattttaaggctcgaattcggctcgataagagtatattcgagttcgagctcgattcgaagttcgataatttcaaatattttgtgtaacgccccaaaaattatttactgaatcaattaacaattaaaataattatggagttgataaaataattattatcgcTAATGagtatagagtgtatttacaaaatacacgtgtcagttaatcaatgaatttgactctttctggatatctgatatttttggcattttgaaataattattgagatattgaaataaaaataattatttatgctgGATAAATTGATTTggaagaatatttgaccgagttgactggtcagagtctaagttggacttttatttaatttgaaaaattatgagTTCAATTGACtagtcaaagtcaataatttcagataATGATGTTAATAGATTTTGGGTTTGTGTACCAGAAAAATATCAGATTGAGTATTAATTTTACCAATTgtgtatcaaataaattattccGAGATCCGAAAATATCgggttactataaatagaaaaactCACACTGAGAAAACACGGATCAAGATTTTTTCCCAATTTTTCCCTTTTTCTCGACTTTACTGTAGCAGCCgtcgttttttatttttccagcCGTTCACTGGAGACCTGATCGAAAATCTGATCGGTCACTTTGTAGCAAACATCAAGACAAAGCTATTGGTGTAAAAAAATTGATGATCGGACGGTTGGATCGCTGGAAAATCGACGTAGAACAGACGAAATTCGCGCaggtactattcatcatcttcttcgtcgGAAAGTTCGCGATTCGAGcccgtttttgttggttttaaggCTATTAATCAATGCTATGAGGTGTGTAGAACATTTCCCAACCATAACCCGTTGGTTTTAGACCATTTCAGGCCAAGATCGGAGCTCAAAGACTTCGCCGGCGCCGCCCTGTTTTTCTCCGATCTACGGCGCGTCGGAGCTTTGTTCCGGGCGTGGCTTAGATGGTTGAGATTGTCTTGTCAAGCTCTACAACcctgccaaatttcataatttttggagaagTTTTGCATCGCCGCCGCCGAACCGCCGCGTCGCCGCCATCTTCTCCGGCGAGCCACCGGATTTCGACATGTTACCCAATTTTGATCGTCTCGACGTGATGAATTCAAATATTCAagtttcgagttgagattcaaaaccgtgaagcggtgagaacaCAATAAAGTTTACAATTTAGCGATCAAAGTTTACTAGAGTTGACCAAAGTTGACtttttgtatattatgtgatttttcgcagattggaAGTCAGTCGAGGATAATTAGAGGTAGAAATCagcagtctagggatttgagcTTTTCCAGATTTGGAAAGGTATGAGCTTATGTTGATTTCTACCTCTAATTATGTAAGCAATGATgtatttgttttttgttttctacCCCAAACTTCACCTATAAATACCCATCCATCCATTCTTCATTTCTCAAACACACCAAAACACAAAATCCTCTCTTCTATAAACTCAAAGTATATAAGTGTTTTAGAGGATTTAGTGTGATATTTCTTAAAGAGTGTTTATCTTTGGAAGGAATAGGATTAGTTGTGAGAAAGTGATTTTGTAATCTCAATTATCTTGTCTTATTTGCCATCAATAAAGAAGTTATCTCTTTGAGTGTTGAGTGGACGTAGCCCAATTGGGTGAACCACTATAAATATCGGTGTCCATCTTGTTCGAGTTGTTGATTATTTACTTGTAATATTTCGTTGCGATGTTACCTCAAGTTTATGCTATTCATTGATATCCCCaacaactggtatcagagcaaggtttTCAAATACTATTGAAAGTTCtcgtatgctctgtggttgcagctgaGTCTGaccttccacatcagaaaagactTTCAAGATAGTATTACGAAAGCGAGGTTCTCaaatactataggaagttctcgtatgctctgtggttgcagcttagTATGaacttccacatcagaaaaggcTTTCTATACAGTATTAGGGAAGTAACTCTTTTGTGTTCGTGCTTAACGAATTAATTCGTTGGTAGCAGTCATAAAAGATGGAGGTACGTACAAGTAAGATGATTAATCTTAATGGCTCCAACTATCAACTTTGGAAGATTAAAATGAAAGATCTTCTGTTTGTCACCAAGATGCATCTACCGGTGTTCAGCGAGTCTAAACCAGATGATAAATCAGATGCCGACTGGACCTTTGAGCACGAACAAGTCTGCGGTTATATCAGACAATTTGTCGATGATAACGTGTACAATCATATTTGTAATGAGACTCATGCTCGTACACTTTGGATAAAGTTGGAGACATTATATGCCTCCAAAAGCGGCAACAATAAATTGTTCTACCTGACAAAGGTAGTTCAGGTTTGATACAAAGAAGGAACTCTAGTTGCAGATCATCTGAACGAAATTCAAGGGTTCGTGCAGCAGTTATCAAGTATGGGCATAAAACTTGATGACGAGGTGATTGCCCTGCTTGTGCTAGCTTCATTACCAGAGTCGTGGGAGACATTGAAGATATCACTCACGAACACAGCCCCAGGTGGAGTTGAGAGCATGGACTTCATCAAGAGTGGCATTTTGAATGAAGAAATGAGGCGGAGATCCCAGGGAGCTTCTAACTCACAGTCAGATGTTCTGGCTGCGGATTCAAGGGGGAGAAGCAAGTTCAAAGGAAGCACACATCAGAAGCCAAGGAGGAGTAAATCCTCGGGGAGATACGCCCACATAAAGTGTCATCGCTGTGGAGAAAAGGGGCATATTAAGAAATATTGTCCACAATCGAAGGACAAAAAGAAACATGAATCCAGTGATGAACAAACAAACACCATTTATGAATTCAATGTCGTTCATGAGGCGAAACAGTAGTCGGTAAATCTGGCAACTCAAGAGACCACCTGAATAATCGACAGTGGAGCAACCGTCCACGTCACATCTCGAAGGAAATACTTTGCATCTTACACACAAGGGGATTATGGTGTGTTCAGGATGGGGAACAACGACATATCTAAAGTCGTTGGAAAAGGAGATGTGAACTTGACTACCATGGATGGTTCTACACTGATTCTGAAAGACGTCAGATATGTGCCAGATAAGCGCCTGAGTCTGATATCAGTCGAAAGACTCGATGAGGAAGGTTTCTGCACCACCTTCCGAAACGGGGTATGCAAGATTTCAAAAGGATCACTTGTTGTAGCAAAAGGATTAAAGATGTCGAAGCTATACGTAGTACAAGAGAAACATTCTGAGAGCATGTACTACACAACATAAGAAAACTCAACAGAATTGTGGCACCGACGTCTTGGCCACATAAGTGAAAAGAATCTTACACGCCTTGTGAGAAATCAAGTTTTACCCGGTATAAATCATGTTCATATGAAACAATGCATTAACTGCTTAACCGGAAAATAGAACAGGATATCATTCAAGAGTTCACCTCCTAGCAGAGCGGATAAAATCTTAGATTTGGTGCACTCAGATCTTGAATGGTGGCCTTCAACAGTCAATCCACAACGAGTTGAAGATGATGTGCAGAATGAACAGGAGGAAATTCAACCTGAGGTTAGATCATCAAATGATGATGATCGTGCTCACATTGATCCACCAGCAGAGAGTTCTCGTGGTTTCATGACCACACGTTCTGGATGAGTCGTGCGATCCTCAACCAGATATTTCCCAAATGAATATATTCTGCTAAGTGACGGGGGAGAACCAGAGAGCTTCCAAGAAGTTATTACCAGTGAACACAAGGATAATTGGATGGAAGCCATGAAAGATGAAATGCAATCTTTGCATGAAAATGATACGTTTGAGCTGGTGATTTTGCCGAAAGGCAAGAAAGCTTTGAAAAATAAGTGGGTGTTCAAGTTGAAGCACGAAGAACACAGTAGTCAACCAAGATTCAAAGCGAGGATTGTCGTCAAAGGTTTCGGGCATAAACATGGGGTCGACTTTGACGAAATATTTTCACCTGTGGTGAAAATGACTTCCATCCGGATTGTGCTAGGGTTAGCAGCTGAGCATAATTTGGAGGTGGaacaaatggatgtcaagaccACATTCCTTCATGGGGATTTGGAGGAAGAGATCTACATGGAGCAACCAAAGGGTTTTGCAGAGGAGGGGAAAGAGGATCTTGTCTGCAGATTGAAAAAGAGTCTATAAGTCTTAAGCAAGCACCGAGACAATGTTAAGCATCAAGCACATTATGACACATGCTTGACAAGTGAGCAACACATGCATGGTTGAGTTGttcaaataattattgagtttattatgtaagcaatgatgtatttgttttttgttttctacCCCAAACTTCACCTATAAATACTCATCCATTCTTCATTTCTCAAACACACCAAAACACAAAATCCTCTCTTCTATAAACTAAAAGTATAGAAGTGTTTTAGAGGATTTGGTGTGATATTTCTTAAAGAGTGTTTATCCTTGGAAGGAATAGGATTAGTTGTGAGAAAGTGAGTTTGTAATCTCAATTCTCTTGTCTTCTTTGTCATCAATAAAGAAGTGATCTCTTTGAGTGTTGAGTGGACGTAGCCCAATTGGGTGAACCACTATAAATATCGGTGTCCATCTTGTTCGAGTTGTTGATTATTTACTTGTAATATTTCGTTGCGATGTTACCTCTCAAGTTTATGTTATTCGTTGATATCCCCAACAAGAGCATCTCCAACCATCCTCCATTTTGGAGGATTTCTCCAAAATGGCTTCCAACCATCCTCTATTTGCATACTCCATTTTGGAGGATGCTACAGTGATCCTCCATATTTGGAGGATCACTGTTCAAATAGAGGAAGGATTTGGAGGATGACATATTTACGAAAATATCATCctccaaaattattttttattcctttgaaatgattaatttattttttagtccctattttatattattttcagtttttatattaaatattagttGGTTAATTGgtctaatttttattattttgagtgttCTCCCATTTTAATTTGAtccattttatttttaacagTCCGTTAACTTAATTCCAAGACaataaaaaaacccaaaaaaaacatttaaaaagaTAGTGAGCTTGAAATATGCGAGCACACTACCCTACTTTCGAACCAACAAGAACATATTTAATTTGTATCAGGCTAGATTTCCATACATTAGTTGCATTAATGAGACTTGCACTTGAAGAATTAATTCCTTTAGCTACGTCATTTTTGTGTGCGCGCGCATAGAATTAGTAGTAGATACAATAAAAGTAAGGTGACTCCTGCATGGTGAATCAAtcaaatctttttattttttttttaaaggggaatcaatcaattttttaaccacacacacatatatatacatttttttaaacttaatttttgtatatattatattatattatattatattatattataattaatagcTAGACACTAATAaccatttattatatttaagatGTGGACAATGTCGACATATATAGTTAAAGGAAGTCGGGTGACCCtccaattttatttatttttgtaaaataatttttgtatcGATGGCCTTATGTATAAAAATAGATGAAGCATTAGACCCGAAAGACATTAATATTGTCCCCTCCCGTCTACCTAAGTtatctaattttaaaaattttgtacttaCAAAATTGCACCAAAATTCATGCATGGTTATTAATTGACTTAAAAATTATTGATCGaatgtatttaatttttttaggtcttttatatttatatagatatatatatacatatatctcgATTTATATCAAGGCAACCCCATTCAATATATTTTGTTAATGTGATTTTTTTAGCACCATTACCACCAATAGGGCAATAATTATGATCGATCGatcgataaaaaaataaatacattttaTTATATCAATATCTAGATCATATACGTACGTACCTACtctttttttctaaaataacattgattttaaataataataaattacaataaactttgatatttaaaatcatcataTAAATTTCTACACTTAATAATTATAAGTATTTTGAACATATACAAATAAGTAGCCATATAAAATAGAAAGAATGGAAGTAAACATGGACCGGTCCCCAATTACGATTGCGAGTgcactttaattaatttattcacATGGTAATTGAGAATTTATTGAGtaataacaataacaacaacaacttacaacaatttatatatatatatatatatatatatatatatatatatattctagcTAGCTAGTTGTTCGAATCCAATCATGGCATTCATCAGGCCTATCATGAAAGACCCAAAATACTTAACAAAAAcatcaaatatataattataaaagaaCTGGACAATGACGGGGGATCGACGGTTGACCCTTCATTTTTATTTGAacttaattattatatttatataaagtGATGTATATAAAAAAATGCTGAATATTACTAAGGGTAGCTAGTTAGAAAGACATATATATTCCCCTCTCCCGCTTAGCTTATGTtatctaattttaaaatttatttaattacacCAAAATGCATGCTAAGAGAGAGTTGagtgatgtttttttttatttccactTCTAGCTATTTCTGTTCCAATTTCTTTATAGAATACATAATAAAGGTGGTGTATTTGCACCGACAAGTGAATATTTGTGAATGGACAAGCGCAGGAATATATGTACAAATTCAGACTAAGGGCTAGGGGACCGCGTactctctatttttttttattattattaaattaaattaatttgagGCACTCGATCCCGCATGCACATGATTCttgtttaatttgaaaattgatCAAATGTATATAATTTTGTAGGTCTTTTATATatcttaattaatatatatatatcaaggcAACGCGGCCCATACTCCATTGTCATGCACCAATATGAGTTTTGTTCTGTTTATATATGCAATTTCACAGCAATATCAGACTCAGATGACATTTAATTTCGTCATTTCATTAGCTTTAATAATTAGTAAAGGTTTATAACGTACAGACAAgtatatatactatatatatatcccTAATTAATCCCCATTTTACATATAGAGGCCATGGTTCTCCTTCTACTCACACAGTCACACGTTGACGGGAAATGCATGGGTGtgcaatttatttttattgttagtgaattgagtatataattaaaagTTACATCgcccattaataaacatatatattaatcaaccataatctatatataattaaaagttACATCGCCCATCTTGAATATAATTAGTTGCTTAAATTAAAATCCACCTAGACATGCATATATAATTGGACCATACATTAATACGTACACTTCTATCTAGCTAGCGTACGTGCCATAtggtaataaataaaaatatatatatttttaggataTTTAGCAAAATAATAGCTTATACATAGCTAGATAGTAAAGAATCGCATTCTTCACTTTTATTTTGGGAAGGAAATATTAAAGCAACGATACATGCACTTTTCTTTGAATTAGCTAGTTGTAATATTGTTCAAACACGTCAGCCGCTAAAACACAATATTTTTGGTTGCAATGTCCCAAAccctaataaataaataattagtaaAATCAACATTCATACATTCTaatctcgatcgaatcaaccATCTTTTACGTACGCTTATTTAACTACATGCAAGGATATgacaaatctaaaaaaaaatactttgaaATCATCAAGTGAAACTTCAATATTATAATTTGAATAGACACGTACACATACATACACAAtctcaacaaaaaaataaaataaaataaaataaaaaatcagcGTTTAGTtatcttaattatatatatatatatatatatatatatatatatatatatacgcacACATGTGTGCGCTTAGTTAGGGAGCTAGCTTAATAGGATCATGACTACTTATTAAGCACTCGGCCAGCTTATTTTACTAAGCATTCCAAGGCTTCACTAtacattaatataatatatatatatatatatatatatatatatatatatatatatatgtatgcatgatgtatatattaaattaataatttttaggaTATATTAATGTAAATAGCTAGCACAATGACTAATATATCAAGGATATATTAGGATTGATATGTTTGTCATTAGTCTTTGcatgaattttaaaattatgcTTTCAACTCAGTGTGACTTATTGTGATGCATTTTCTATCATATGAATCTAAAATTTATCAACTACGTACTAATTAATAAGACCTATATATATACCATGTACTGATATTAACTTAAAATACATGCACCTCATgatcatataaataaatttgaaattttatgagaTCGATCGAAGAGGGTGGGGTGGTCAAGGTAAATGGAGCTAATTTTTTTCTTTAGTTAATTCTAACATAAAAACACGAATATAAACATTTAATTGCACAAGGTCCAGAGTTTGGATGAAGGatccaatatatatatactatttcctTCAGGTACACCTCTCCTACCACTACTCTCAATACAACTAGATCAGTCCAACAAGTGAAAAATATCCTGCACTGTCGCAGTTTGGGAACAGATGAGCTTTTTCATGAGTTACAAGGCATGGTCGGGGAGCTGTGGCTGGAAGAAACTGAGGTGGCAAGGCATTGGCATGGTGGAGATGACAGTGTAATGAATATCGTCAATGAAACTGATGACCCAGTCGGGGAAAGGGCAAAGGATGAGGGTGGCAGAAATCAGGGGCTGGTTAGAGTTCGGGTAGAGGTGTTTCATGAAAGACCACTGAGAGGACTTGATCGAGAAGTCGACTCGACCTCCATGGCAAACCAACTTCAGTTTATGAAGAGACTGCACAAGTGTTTTGCCGTGAGTTAGTAAGTCGTGCAGCTGCTTACTAAAATTTGAAAAGACAGACACACTAAAAGGATTCCGAACAAAAAAAAGACAAACGTGCCTATATAATTATGATAAAGCTTACATATATGCCCGTATTCAAAGTAAATTCAGTTGAAAACAACTACAGAAAAACTACCACTCACTAGGATATGCCTCAATTCTAACCCTCTCTTTTCATGACTGGAAACGTGATCGAGCAAGCCTTGGAAGCCAATCAACCACAACCCGAAACAATAAAACCTACAAAAATACCTACAAAACCAAACCCCACATAAAGCCACACGTGAATCGCGACTATAAAACAAGAAAATTGTACATAAAAAAAGTGGTTATTCTCAAGCCACAGCGACCGGCTGCGGCTTCGCTGGACTGAATTTTTTTCTGGAGTCTTGGAAATCTTCCATGTTATAGATAACGGTGATGTACAATGAGCAGCTAGGACACCGTGCGATTTCTTCACCAATCTTGAGATCCTCTTTGGTCATCTGGAAGAGGTCTCCACATGGGCAAGGGTATGTGTAAGCCTGCAAATCTTCGTTCCACTCCATGTCCTCAATCTCAACATCATCGTACGACATTGTTTCGTCTGCGTTTAGTGTTTCTTCTCCTCTCTTGCCTACTCAAATGTAATACGGTCAATATGAAgggttgaagaatttgaaagcaaaatttatttatatttatatccgTTAAATGGTCGAGTTTGCAAGTTAGAGCATTTCTATGCAACTTCTCTTCTAAAATTCAATAAAACATTTTAATAATAACAGTAACCATAGCCcaagaaaaaatattaatttatcaaaaaacGCATACTAACGGAGTCTGAGATAGGTAAAGAAACACGTATGATGTATATCGAATTCGAATGGTCGTACTAATGGTTTAGAACCCAACACAAATGTCATGACACTAAAACAAGGGACAAACTGATGGCTTCGAAAGTAAGTCCTGATCAAAATTTGCACAGGGACAATGCAAAGGACCAAGCTCAGACATCCTACAATCATATTGATCTCATACTTGCAGAATTCATCTAACATGCGACAAAGCTCTATGTGCAATGCTTGAATACCATGATATTCATGCAAATAAAAGAAATGTGATATAAACATCATGCAAACCAAATAAATTACAAGCTAACTCATGCAATCCTTTGAGTCGGCCACAAATATTAAGTCACCTAGTGTCCTTAACTCTGAATTTCAACTGAAAATTTTGTAAGATGATTCCAAATAATTTATAAAGCCAAAAATACACATCAAAGGATTGCATAAAACaccatttttataataatatttatttcagGCAAGCTTTGACAAAAAGGTTGTTTATCATACTACACTTTGATGTTAAAAGGAAAAATATATGTCCCAAAGGACCTAATTTCGGCCCTTCAACAGACCCCGAAGCACAACTGTTTAAAGGCTGAAATCTGCAGCAGCTTTGGACTGCTGCATAGATCCCTGGTTCGGGCCATTACGGCCCTTTCCCAACTTGTAAACGAGATATGCTATGACCCTGAAAGTCTTATATGCATTCCTATTTTTCTGAGAAGCTCGCAACTTTAAAGACTGAAATAAAACATTGGACCAGAAAACAACCCAAAACgtcaaaattgcaaa
Proteins encoded:
- the LOC140883256 gene encoding diphthamide biosynthesis protein 3 yields the protein MSYDDVEIEDMEWNEDLQAYTYPCPCGDLFQMTKEDLKIGEEIARCPSCSLYITVIYNMEDFQDSRKKFSPAKPQPVAVA